Proteins encoded within one genomic window of Acidovorax sp. 107:
- a CDS encoding rhodanese-like domain-containing protein — protein sequence MIDHVRPAQLSAWFAAAPEGSQPLVLDVREPWELQTASVRADGFELVAIPMGELPARLAELEPARQAQRPIACLCHHGARSLRVASFLQHHGFEHLANITGGIDAWSHESDPAVPRY from the coding sequence ATGATCGATCACGTCCGCCCCGCCCAGCTGTCTGCCTGGTTTGCCGCCGCCCCGGAAGGCAGCCAACCCCTGGTGCTGGACGTGCGTGAACCCTGGGAGCTGCAGACCGCCAGCGTGCGCGCCGACGGGTTTGAGCTGGTGGCCATTCCCATGGGCGAGCTGCCCGCGCGGTTGGCCGAGCTGGAGCCCGCTCGCCAGGCACAGCGTCCTATTGCCTGCCTGTGTCACCACGGCGCCCGCAGCCTGCGCGTGGCCTCGTTCTTGCAGCACCACGGGTTCGAGCATCTGGCCAATATCACCGGTGGCATCGACGCCTGGTCGCACGAAAGCGACCCGGCGGTGCCGCGCTACTGA
- a CDS encoding protein-L-isoaspartate O-methyltransferase produces the protein MNLPLNTSANISDPVAQARYNMIEQQIRPWNVLDADVLDLLAVVRREDFVPPAYRSLAFMDIEVPLLGDDAEEAVRLGHSMLQPRVEARILQDLQIKPTDRVLEIGAGSGYMAALLAARAERVVSLEINAELAEMARENLRDAGVQNADVRQGDGARDAIPDGPFDVIVLSGSVAEVPSHLLALLRDGGRLGAIVGGEPVMRFTLTRRTGDRFETTAPWDTIAPRLVNFPEPSGFTF, from the coding sequence ATGAACCTGCCCCTGAACACGTCCGCCAACATCAGCGACCCTGTCGCACAGGCCCGCTACAACATGATCGAGCAGCAGATCCGTCCCTGGAACGTGCTCGACGCCGACGTGCTAGACCTGCTGGCCGTGGTGCGCCGCGAAGACTTTGTGCCCCCGGCCTACCGCAGCCTGGCCTTCATGGACATCGAAGTGCCCCTGCTGGGCGATGACGCCGAAGAGGCCGTGCGCCTGGGCCACAGCATGCTGCAACCCCGCGTGGAAGCGCGCATCCTGCAAGACCTGCAAATCAAGCCCACCGACCGCGTGCTCGAGATCGGCGCAGGCTCGGGCTACATGGCCGCCCTGCTGGCCGCACGCGCAGAGCGCGTGGTGTCGCTCGAAATCAACGCAGAACTGGCCGAAATGGCCCGTGAGAACCTGCGCGATGCCGGCGTCCAGAACGCCGATGTGCGCCAGGGTGACGGTGCCCGCGATGCGATCCCGGACGGTCCGTTCGACGTGATCGTTCTCAGCGGCTCCGTGGCCGAGGTGCCCAGCCACCTGCTGGCCCTGCTGCGCGACGGTGGCCGCCTGGGCGCCATTGTGGGCGGCGAGCCCGTGATGCGTTTCACCCTGACCCGCCGCACCGGCGACCGCTTTGAGACCACGGCGCCATGGGACACCATCGCGCCGCGCCTGGTGAACTTCCCCGAGCCTTCTGGCTTCACGTTCTGA
- a CDS encoding efflux RND transporter permease subunit, with translation MWFTKVSLKNPVFATMVMLAIVVLGLFSYQRLKVDQFPNIDFPVVVVTVDYPGASPEIVESEVTKKIEEGVNSIAGINALTSRSYEGTAVVIIEFQLHIDGRKAAEDVREKVATVRPLLRTEVKEPRVLRFDPASRAVWSLAVLPDEKSNRSAVELTTWAEQILKKRLENVRGVGAVNLVGATKREINIYLNPQALEAFGVTPDQVANAVRNENQDLPVGAIRSLAQERVVQIDARMERPEDFGKIIVARKNGAPVRLDQVARVNDGAQEVESLALYNGQRTLLLSVQKSQGENTIEVVDGLNAAVLELKNQLPPGVRLETIGDSARPIRVAVNNVRQTLIEGAILTVLIVFLFLNSWRSTVITGLTLPIALIGTFLFMNMFGFTINMITLMALSLCVGLLIDDAIVVRENIVRHVQMGKGAYAAAMDGTQEIGLAVLATTLSIVAVFMPIGFMGGIIGKFFHEFGITIVAAVMISMFVSFTLDPMLSSIWHDPSIHAHGHKTAPVTFYDKTIGRVTSWFDRATDALAEGYQHILRWSLVHKLATMAIALAVFVLSVAMVPLLGTEFVPKADFSETTLNFYTPVGSSLEATEAKARQVEAILREMPEVRYTLSTLNTGNAQGKMYASIYVRLVDRKDRSRSVDQMSDVLRERLKTVPGITVTHVGLLDAVGGQKQVEFSLQGPDLRELERLTKIVTEKIRDIPGLVDLDTSAKPDKPVIALDVKREVASDLGLSVAPMAASLRTLVAGTTVGNWRAPDDQTYDVNVRLAPEARTAPADLERLSFALTATDGTTRIVRLNQVASVTESTGANQINRRDLTREVAVNANVSQRSAGEVSNDIKKALDTVTFPPGYRYQFGGSTKNMAESFGYAISALAMAIIFIYMILASQFKSFLQPLALMTSLPLTLIGVVLALMMFRSTLSMFSIIGVVMLMGLVTKNAILLVDFAIRAREEHVNDQGQTVPGLPRADALLLAARVRLRPILMTTLAMIFGMVPLAFALSEGAEQRAPMGQAVIGGVITSSLLTLVVVPVVYCYMDDLAQWALRKMGRAPAAPKIEGLS, from the coding sequence ATGTGGTTCACCAAAGTCAGCCTCAAAAACCCCGTGTTCGCCACGATGGTGATGCTCGCCATCGTCGTGCTGGGCCTGTTCTCGTACCAGCGCCTCAAGGTCGATCAGTTCCCCAACATCGACTTCCCGGTGGTGGTGGTCACCGTGGACTACCCGGGCGCATCGCCTGAAATTGTCGAGAGCGAAGTCACCAAGAAGATCGAGGAAGGCGTCAACTCGATTGCGGGCATCAACGCCCTCACCTCCCGCAGCTATGAAGGCACTGCGGTGGTCATCATCGAGTTCCAGCTCCACATCGACGGGCGCAAGGCGGCCGAAGACGTGCGCGAAAAGGTGGCCACCGTGCGCCCCCTGCTCCGCACCGAGGTCAAGGAGCCGCGCGTGTTGCGCTTTGACCCCGCCAGCCGCGCCGTCTGGTCGCTGGCCGTGCTGCCCGACGAAAAATCAAATCGCAGCGCGGTGGAACTGACCACCTGGGCCGAGCAGATCCTGAAAAAACGCTTGGAAAACGTGCGTGGCGTGGGCGCGGTGAACCTGGTGGGTGCCACCAAGCGCGAGATCAATATCTACCTGAATCCGCAGGCCCTGGAGGCCTTTGGCGTGACGCCCGACCAGGTGGCCAATGCCGTGCGCAATGAGAACCAGGACCTGCCCGTGGGCGCGATCCGGTCGCTGGCGCAGGAGCGCGTGGTGCAGATCGACGCGCGCATGGAGCGGCCCGAGGACTTCGGCAAGATCATCGTCGCCCGCAAAAACGGTGCGCCGGTGCGCCTGGACCAGGTCGCCCGCGTGAACGACGGCGCGCAAGAGGTGGAAAGCCTGGCGCTTTACAACGGCCAGCGCACGCTGCTGCTGTCGGTGCAAAAGTCGCAGGGCGAGAACACCATCGAGGTGGTGGACGGCCTGAATGCTGCGGTGCTGGAACTGAAGAACCAGCTGCCGCCTGGCGTGCGGCTGGAGACCATCGGCGACAGCGCCCGCCCCATCCGCGTGGCGGTGAACAACGTGCGCCAGACGCTGATCGAGGGGGCCATCCTCACGGTGCTCATCGTGTTCCTGTTCCTGAACTCCTGGCGCTCCACTGTCATCACCGGGCTGACGCTGCCCATCGCGCTGATCGGCACGTTCTTGTTCATGAACATGTTCGGCTTCACCATCAACATGATCACGCTGATGGCGTTGTCACTGTGCGTGGGCCTGTTGATCGACGACGCGATCGTGGTACGCGAAAACATCGTGCGCCATGTGCAGATGGGCAAAGGCGCCTACGCCGCCGCCATGGACGGCACGCAGGAGATCGGCCTGGCTGTGCTGGCCACCACGCTGTCCATCGTGGCGGTGTTCATGCCCATCGGGTTCATGGGCGGCATCATCGGCAAGTTCTTCCACGAATTTGGCATCACCATCGTCGCGGCGGTGATGATCTCGATGTTCGTGAGCTTCACGCTCGACCCCATGCTGTCGAGCATCTGGCACGACCCCAGCATTCATGCGCACGGCCACAAGACGGCGCCTGTCACCTTCTACGACAAGACCATTGGCCGCGTCACTAGCTGGTTTGACCGCGCCACCGATGCGCTGGCCGAGGGCTATCAGCACATCCTGCGCTGGTCGCTGGTGCACAAGCTGGCCACCATGGCGATTGCCCTGGCGGTGTTCGTGCTGAGCGTGGCCATGGTGCCGCTGCTCGGCACAGAGTTCGTGCCCAAGGCAGACTTTTCTGAAACTACGCTGAACTTCTACACCCCTGTGGGTTCTTCGCTCGAAGCCACCGAGGCCAAGGCCAGGCAGGTCGAGGCCATCCTGCGCGAGATGCCCGAAGTGCGCTACACGCTGTCCACCCTCAACACCGGCAACGCCCAGGGCAAGATGTACGCGAGCATCTATGTGCGGCTGGTGGACCGCAAGGACCGCAGCCGCAGCGTGGATCAGATGTCCGACGTGCTGCGCGAGCGCCTCAAGACCGTGCCCGGCATCACCGTGACCCATGTGGGGCTGCTGGACGCCGTGGGTGGCCAGAAACAGGTTGAGTTTTCGCTGCAGGGGCCCGATCTGCGCGAGCTGGAGCGCCTGACCAAAATCGTCACCGAGAAGATCCGCGACATCCCTGGCCTGGTGGACCTGGACACCAGCGCCAAGCCCGACAAGCCCGTGATTGCGCTGGACGTGAAGCGCGAAGTGGCGTCCGACCTTGGCCTGTCGGTGGCGCCCATGGCCGCATCGCTGCGCACGCTGGTGGCAGGCACCACCGTGGGTAACTGGCGCGCGCCCGACGACCAGACCTATGACGTGAATGTGCGCCTGGCCCCTGAGGCGCGCACCGCCCCGGCTGATCTGGAGCGCCTGTCCTTCGCACTGACGGCCACCGATGGCACGACCCGCATCGTGCGCCTGAACCAGGTCGCCAGCGTCACCGAGTCCACCGGCGCCAACCAAATCAACCGGCGCGACCTGACCCGCGAAGTGGCGGTGAACGCCAACGTATCCCAGCGCTCGGCGGGTGAAGTGTCGAACGACATCAAGAAGGCGCTCGACACCGTGACCTTCCCACCCGGCTACCGGTACCAGTTTGGCGGCTCCACCAAGAACATGGCCGAGTCGTTTGGCTACGCCATCTCGGCGCTGGCCATGGCCATCATCTTCATTTACATGATTCTGGCCAGCCAGTTCAAGAGCTTCCTGCAGCCGCTGGCGCTCATGACCTCGCTGCCGCTCACGCTGATCGGCGTGGTACTGGCGCTCATGATGTTTCGCTCCACGCTGTCGATGTTCTCGATCATCGGCGTGGTGATGCTCATGGGTCTGGTGACCAAGAACGCCATCTTGCTGGTGGACTTTGCGATCCGCGCCCGTGAGGAGCATGTGAACGACCAGGGCCAGACCGTGCCCGGCCTGCCCCGCGCCGACGCGCTGCTGCTGGCGGCCCGGGTGCGGCTGCGCCCCATCCTCATGACCACGCTGGCCATGATCTTCGGCATGGTGCCGCTGGCGTTCGCGTTGTCCGAAGGCGCGGAACAGCGCGCGCCCATGGGCCAGGCGGTGATCGGTGGGGTCATTACCTCTTCCCTGTTGACCCTGGTGGTGGTGCCTGTGGTGTATTGCTATATGGACGACTTGGCCCAGTGGGCCCTTCGCAAGATGGGACGCGCCCCGGCAGCGCCTAAAATCGAAGGTTTGTCCTGA
- a CDS encoding efflux RND transporter periplasmic adaptor subunit gives MKRWIPWMAAAVVVVLLGGGVWRAMAARQAQQKALAEASTQRAEAPLQLAVDEVVTVQSSQLQLGVPVSGSLRAVDSAMVKARVAGELQGLTLREGDTVKAGQEMARIDPTEARARLRQAQQQADAAKSQVDINQRQYNNNRALVDQGFISATALVTSQASLEAAQSSYQAAVSAADVARKALEDTVLKSPISGLVAQRLAQPGERVPVDARIIEVVDLSRLELEALLTPADSLAVRVGQKAQLTVEGAAAPVQATVVRINPSAQAGSRTVPVYLRVEQPSQTASLRQGLFVQGLLTTGSAQVLTVPLDAVRTDKPAPYLQTIKDGRVAYAPVQTGARAVVNGQTLVAVDGVPVGTTVIAGRMGSLREGTRVTAAQAAVVPQTSAPAPAPAQAASRTTP, from the coding sequence ATGAAACGCTGGATTCCCTGGATGGCTGCGGCCGTCGTTGTTGTGCTGCTCGGTGGTGGCGTGTGGCGGGCCATGGCGGCGCGGCAGGCGCAGCAAAAGGCCTTGGCCGAGGCATCCACCCAGCGCGCCGAGGCACCGCTGCAACTGGCGGTCGATGAGGTCGTCACCGTGCAATCGTCCCAACTACAGCTGGGTGTGCCGGTATCAGGCTCCTTGCGGGCGGTGGACTCGGCCATGGTGAAGGCCCGTGTGGCTGGCGAGCTGCAGGGCCTGACCTTGCGCGAGGGCGATACCGTCAAAGCGGGCCAGGAAATGGCCCGGATTGACCCCACCGAAGCCCGCGCACGACTGCGCCAGGCCCAGCAGCAGGCCGATGCCGCGAAGTCGCAGGTGGACATCAACCAGCGCCAGTACAACAACAACCGCGCGCTGGTGGACCAGGGCTTCATCTCTGCCACAGCACTGGTCACTTCGCAGGCCAGCCTGGAGGCTGCCCAGTCCAGCTACCAGGCCGCTGTGTCGGCTGCCGACGTGGCCCGCAAGGCGCTGGAAGACACCGTGCTCAAGAGCCCGATCAGCGGCTTGGTCGCGCAGCGCCTCGCCCAGCCCGGCGAGCGGGTGCCTGTGGACGCCCGCATCATTGAAGTGGTGGACCTGTCCCGCCTAGAACTCGAAGCCCTGCTCACCCCCGCCGATTCGCTGGCCGTGCGCGTGGGCCAGAAGGCGCAACTGACGGTCGAAGGCGCTGCGGCCCCGGTGCAAGCGACGGTGGTGCGCATCAACCCCAGTGCTCAGGCGGGCAGCCGCACGGTGCCGGTCTATCTGCGGGTGGAGCAGCCCTCCCAAACCGCCAGCCTGCGCCAGGGCCTGTTCGTGCAAGGCCTGCTGACCACCGGCAGCGCCCAGGTGCTGACCGTGCCGCTGGACGCCGTGCGCACCGACAAGCCCGCCCCGTACTTGCAGACCATCAAGGACGGCCGCGTGGCCTATGCACCGGTGCAGACCGGAGCCCGCGCGGTGGTCAACGGGCAGACCCTGGTGGCTGTGGATGGCGTGCCTGTGGGCACCACCGTCATTGCGGGCCGCATGGGCTCGCTGCGCGAAGGCACGCGCGTGACCGCAGCGCAGGCCGCTGTCGTGCCCCAGACCTCCGCGCCTGCGCCTGCGCCCGCGCAAGCTGCCTCGCGCACGACACCCTGA
- a CDS encoding TetR/AcrR family transcriptional regulator — protein sequence MTPTPSPSTAATSTKRERRKEARPGELLEAALDLFVEKGFAATRVDEVAARAGVSKGTLFLYFPSKEELFKAVVRENIGGRFAEWNDELESFVGTTSEVLRYCYQVWWERIGATKASGITKLMLSEAQNFPEIAQFYQHEVILPGQALVRRILERGIARGEFRTVNLDYAVYLVLAPMIFLMLWKHSLGACVPDSLDMTPEQYIETQADNILHGLCVRPEASASTSASHDPLAGTQSPPSSPPPSSKRSRTS from the coding sequence TTGACCCCTACCCCTTCGCCCTCCACAGCCGCCACCAGCACCAAACGCGAGCGCCGCAAGGAAGCCCGCCCAGGAGAACTGCTGGAGGCCGCGCTCGACCTGTTCGTCGAGAAGGGGTTTGCCGCCACACGGGTGGACGAGGTGGCAGCGCGGGCCGGAGTGTCCAAGGGCACGCTTTTCCTATATTTCCCCAGCAAGGAAGAACTCTTCAAGGCGGTGGTGCGCGAGAACATCGGCGGGCGCTTTGCCGAGTGGAACGACGAGCTGGAAAGCTTTGTGGGCACCACCAGTGAGGTGCTGCGGTATTGCTACCAGGTATGGTGGGAGCGCATTGGCGCTACCAAGGCGTCCGGCATCACCAAGCTGATGCTGAGCGAGGCGCAAAACTTCCCCGAAATCGCCCAGTTCTATCAGCACGAAGTCATTCTGCCGGGCCAGGCGCTGGTGCGCCGTATCCTGGAGCGCGGCATTGCACGCGGCGAGTTCCGCACCGTGAACCTGGACTACGCCGTGTACCTGGTGCTGGCGCCCATGATCTTTCTGATGTTGTGGAAGCACTCGCTCGGCGCCTGCGTGCCCGACTCGCTGGACATGACACCCGAGCAGTACATCGAGACCCAGGCCGACAACATCCTCCACGGCCTGTGCGTGCGCCCCGAGGCGTCCGCAAGTACGAGCGCCAGTCACGATCCGCTGGCTGGCACTCAGTCCCCCCCCTCTTCTCCCCCCCCCTCCTCCAAGCGCTCGCGCACATCCTGA
- a CDS encoding GntR family transcriptional regulator has protein sequence MTPMPSNNLPLPKYHQIYLVLREQLQEGRFADGLPGEMALMRQFAVARVTVRRALELLEGEGMISREPGRGTRPVPPAPASTGGAEGDSDVSRAHLTGLLENLVSMGLRTSVKVLDVDTVTASRAVAGALNIAVGDAVQKAVRVRSTKEGPLSHITTYVPADIARQFGRRELARKPILVLLEESGVKVGRAHQTISAKLADAVVARHLDVSVGSALLAVRRLIYDDQERPVQWLHGLYRPDRYEYEMQLSRVGSIDAKVWVSKELSAQFH, from the coding sequence ATGACCCCCATGCCCTCCAACAACCTGCCTTTGCCCAAGTACCACCAGATCTATCTGGTGCTGCGCGAGCAGTTGCAGGAGGGCCGGTTTGCCGATGGCCTTCCGGGTGAAATGGCGTTGATGCGGCAGTTCGCCGTGGCGCGGGTGACGGTGCGCCGTGCACTGGAGCTGCTGGAAGGCGAGGGCATGATCTCCCGCGAACCCGGCCGGGGCACCCGCCCGGTACCACCCGCTCCAGCCAGCACCGGTGGCGCGGAGGGCGATAGCGATGTCAGCCGTGCGCACCTCACCGGTTTGCTGGAGAACCTGGTCAGCATGGGCCTGCGCACCTCGGTCAAGGTGCTGGATGTGGATACGGTCACGGCGTCCCGTGCCGTGGCCGGTGCGCTGAACATCGCGGTGGGCGACGCCGTGCAAAAAGCGGTGCGTGTGCGCAGCACCAAAGAGGGCCCGCTGTCCCATATCACCACTTATGTGCCCGCCGACATCGCCCGCCAGTTCGGACGGCGCGAGCTGGCGCGCAAACCCATTCTGGTGCTGCTCGAAGAATCCGGCGTGAAGGTGGGCCGTGCCCACCAGACCATTTCCGCCAAGCTGGCCGATGCCGTGGTGGCCCGGCACCTCGATGTGTCGGTGGGCTCGGCCCTGCTGGCCGTGCGCCGCCTCATTTATGACGACCAGGAGCGCCCGGTGCAATGGTTGCACGGGTTGTACCGGCCAGACCGCTACGAATACGAAATGCAGCTGTCCCGCGTGGGCAGCATCGATGCCAAGGTCTGGGTCAGCAAAGAGCTGTCGGCCCAGTTCCACTGA
- a CDS encoding ABC transporter substrate-binding protein, with product MSTRRHFMSQSAAAASALAFPLVGGAQAKAVKVGVLHPVTGALAYSGQQCREGAMMAIEDINKAGGLKALGGAKLEALLGDAQSQPQAGAAEVEKMNEAGVSAVVGAFASAICLATTQAAAKYNLPHIVDVGVADQIVERGLKNTFRFGPGYKKCAETAVANLHVLNTAAGKPAKTVMIIHEESLFGTGTAQLLARELPGYGYEVKEIVKHANPTRDFNNIVLRMKAINPDIVIPANYYNEYALLVRTMQQQKVTPKAIYSVLGGAASSYKFVKEFPDAANGIIDCNHWFNPKDKRAQDLKKRVEAKGLFFSYELFMTYTSMWLLADALERAKSMDRAALIDALEKSTFADHIMPYGPTKFVAGQNQGAQPLMTQVLNKDIKVIIPRDYREADPLFPLKA from the coding sequence ATGAGTACTCGCCGCCATTTCATGTCCCAGTCGGCCGCCGCCGCGTCGGCGCTGGCCTTCCCCCTGGTGGGAGGGGCACAGGCCAAGGCCGTCAAGGTGGGGGTGCTGCACCCCGTGACTGGTGCACTGGCCTATTCGGGCCAGCAATGCCGTGAAGGCGCGATGATGGCCATCGAGGACATCAACAAGGCCGGCGGCCTCAAGGCCCTGGGCGGCGCCAAGCTCGAAGCCCTGCTGGGCGATGCCCAGTCGCAGCCCCAGGCCGGTGCAGCCGAAGTGGAGAAGATGAACGAAGCGGGCGTTTCGGCCGTGGTGGGGGCATTTGCCTCGGCCATCTGCCTGGCCACCACGCAGGCCGCCGCCAAGTACAACCTGCCCCACATCGTGGATGTGGGCGTGGCGGACCAGATCGTGGAACGCGGCCTCAAGAACACCTTCCGCTTTGGCCCCGGCTACAAGAAGTGCGCCGAGACGGCCGTGGCCAACCTGCATGTGCTGAACACCGCCGCAGGCAAGCCTGCCAAGACGGTGATGATCATCCACGAGGAATCGCTCTTTGGAACCGGCACCGCGCAGTTGCTGGCGCGCGAGCTGCCCGGCTATGGCTACGAGGTCAAGGAGATCGTCAAACACGCGAACCCCACGCGTGACTTCAACAACATCGTGTTGCGCATGAAGGCGATCAACCCCGACATCGTCATCCCCGCCAACTACTACAACGAGTACGCGCTGCTGGTGCGCACCATGCAGCAGCAAAAGGTCACGCCCAAGGCCATCTATTCGGTGCTCGGCGGAGCGGCGTCGAGCTACAAGTTCGTCAAGGAGTTTCCGGACGCAGCCAACGGAATCATTGACTGCAACCACTGGTTCAACCCCAAGGACAAGCGCGCGCAGGACCTGAAGAAGCGTGTCGAAGCCAAGGGCCTGTTCTTCAGCTACGAGCTGTTCATGACCTACACCTCGATGTGGCTGCTGGCCGATGCGCTGGAGCGCGCCAAGTCGATGGACCGCGCGGCCCTCATCGACGCGCTGGAGAAGAGCACCTTTGCCGATCACATCATGCCGTACGGGCCCACCAAGTTCGTGGCCGGGCAGAACCAGGGCGCCCAGCCGCTGATGACCCAGGTGTTGAACAAAGACATCAAGGTAATCATCCCGCGCGACTACCGCGAAGCGGACCCGCTCTTCCCGCTGAAGGCCTGA
- a CDS encoding branched-chain amino acid ABC transporter permease produces the protein MFDLSILFPSVLNGLTTGAVYALIALGLTLIYGVLHIINFAHGASLMLALYAVYLLKQHFGLDPYLALPILVPGMFALGYALQRLVINRASHGKDENILLVTLGISIVMENLALLFFKSDTRTIETAYTLTTVAVGPAMIALPKLVAFAGALVVSAVLLWIVGRTDLGRAIRAVAKEKHGAKLMGINVDHVYAMSFGIGLACLGAAACFLLPAYYVNPQVGSGFVLVAFTIVVLGGMGSFTGALVGGLLIGVVESLGGLYLGESLGQIGIFAIFIAVLLFRPQGLFGAKA, from the coding sequence ATGTTCGACCTCAGCATCCTCTTTCCGTCGGTCCTCAACGGCCTGACCACGGGCGCGGTGTATGCCCTCATCGCGCTCGGGCTCACGTTGATCTACGGCGTGCTGCACATCATCAACTTCGCGCACGGTGCGTCGCTGATGCTGGCGCTGTACGCGGTGTACCTGCTCAAGCAGCACTTCGGGCTCGACCCCTATCTGGCGCTGCCCATCCTGGTCCCTGGCATGTTCGCCCTGGGTTATGCGCTGCAGCGCCTGGTCATCAACCGCGCCAGCCACGGCAAGGACGAAAACATCCTGCTCGTCACGCTGGGCATTTCCATCGTGATGGAAAACCTCGCGCTGCTGTTCTTCAAATCCGATACGCGCACCATCGAGACGGCCTACACCCTCACCACCGTGGCGGTGGGGCCCGCCATGATCGCCTTGCCCAAGCTGGTCGCTTTTGCTGGTGCGCTGGTGGTGTCGGCCGTGCTGCTGTGGATCGTGGGCCGCACCGACTTGGGCCGCGCCATCCGCGCGGTGGCCAAGGAGAAGCACGGTGCCAAGCTCATGGGCATCAATGTGGACCATGTGTATGCCATGAGCTTTGGGATTGGTCTGGCCTGCCTGGGTGCTGCCGCCTGCTTTCTGCTGCCAGCGTATTACGTGAACCCGCAGGTGGGTAGCGGCTTTGTGCTGGTGGCGTTCACCATCGTGGTGCTGGGCGGCATGGGCAGCTTTACCGGCGCGCTGGTGGGTGGTCTGCTGATCGGCGTGGTGGAGTCGCTGGGCGGCCTGTACCTGGGTGAATCGCTGGGCCAAATCGGCATTTTTGCCATCTTTATCGCCGTGTTGCTGTTCCGCCCGCAGGGCTTGTTTGGAGCCAAGGCATGA
- a CDS encoding branched-chain amino acid ABC transporter permease has protein sequence MKQLASIGLFAVVVAAIAAFSDSGVLLNFVMMSLYAALLAQAWNILGGFGGQFSFGHALFFGTGAYIQAIAQMQGGINPWIALPMAVAGSALVGLFVGGLSFRYGLKGSYFALVTLAFAEVFRILALSVPFTGAGVGLMLPLKESLSNMQFGSRKGFVFLILALVTLALLVSWWLKNSRFGAWLQAVRDNEDAARAIGVNPFGVKMGAIALSGGFMGAAGAFYVQVFQYIDPGIAYGSVTSVEALVAAIVGGIGTVWGPVLGALVLHILADVTRNLFGQLPGINMVIYGVVLVLIVMFLPRGIAGIGQSVVAVWKRSGGRHGE, from the coding sequence ATGAAGCAGCTTGCAAGCATTGGATTGTTTGCCGTCGTCGTGGCGGCCATCGCGGCGTTTTCCGACTCCGGCGTGTTGCTCAACTTCGTGATGATGTCGCTCTACGCGGCGCTGCTGGCGCAGGCGTGGAACATCCTCGGGGGCTTTGGCGGTCAGTTCTCGTTCGGGCACGCACTGTTCTTCGGAACGGGCGCCTACATACAGGCCATTGCCCAGATGCAAGGGGGCATCAATCCCTGGATTGCATTGCCCATGGCGGTGGCTGGCAGCGCGCTGGTGGGGCTGTTCGTGGGCGGGCTGTCGTTCCGTTACGGACTCAAGGGCTCGTACTTTGCGCTGGTCACGCTGGCTTTTGCCGAGGTGTTTCGCATCCTGGCGCTGTCGGTGCCGTTCACCGGCGCAGGTGTGGGGCTGATGCTGCCGCTCAAGGAGTCGCTCTCCAACATGCAGTTCGGATCGCGCAAGGGTTTTGTCTTCCTGATCCTGGCGCTGGTCACACTGGCGCTGCTGGTCAGCTGGTGGCTCAAGAACTCGCGCTTTGGTGCCTGGCTGCAGGCCGTGCGCGACAACGAAGACGCAGCGCGCGCCATCGGCGTCAATCCCTTCGGCGTGAAGATGGGCGCCATTGCCCTGTCGGGCGGCTTCATGGGGGCAGCCGGGGCGTTCTATGTGCAGGTGTTCCAGTACATCGACCCAGGCATTGCCTACGGTTCGGTCACGTCGGTGGAGGCCCTGGTGGCGGCCATCGTGGGTGGCATTGGCACCGTCTGGGGCCCTGTGCTGGGTGCGCTGGTGCTGCACATCCTGGCCGACGTCACGCGCAACCTGTTTGGCCAGTTGCCCGGCATCAACATGGTGATTTACGGCGTGGTGCTGGTGCTCATCGTGATGTTCCTGCCCCGTGGCATTGCGGGCATCGGGCAGTCGGTGGTGGCGGTGTGGAAACGTTCGGGAGGCCGCCATGGCGAATGA